The Impatiens glandulifera chromosome 8, dImpGla2.1, whole genome shotgun sequence genome includes a window with the following:
- the LOC124912324 gene encoding methyl-CpG-binding domain-containing protein 2-like isoform X2 — translation MSSNPSEATVTVEREEDGTNNVSSVINSDTPPLETSCPKDEEEQIDEFEDQSNEDAHKQLVVYYDPITNGTAEVEPISCHPPGLPRKSLPNQSSRVSPSVGAFTVQCASCFKWRLIPTKEKYEEIREHIIENPFYCVTAREWRPEISCEDSTDISPDGSRIWAIDKPSIAQPPSGWQRILRIRGEGGSKFADVYYATPTGKRLRSMVEVQRFMLEHPEYVEAGVKLSQFSFQVPRPLNENYVRKRPARLSSACDDGAQLCESSHGSQPFGTVGTRPRYESAVRYIVWFS, via the exons ATGTCATCCAACCCTTCAGAAGCTACCGTTACAGTTGAAAGGGAAGAAGATGGAACCAACAACGTCTCTTCTGTTATTAATTCGGATACCCCTCCTCTAGAGACATCTTGTCCAAAAGATGAAGAGGAACAAATTGATGAGTTTGAAGATCAGTCTAATGAAGATGCTCACAAGCAATTAGTGGTTTATTATGACCCTATCACCAATGGTACAGCTGAAGTTGAACCTATTAGTTGTCATCCTCCAGGACTACCAAGAAAGTCATTACCAAATCAGTCTTCTAGAGTCTCGCCATCTGTAGGGGCATTTACTGTCCAATGTGCAAGCTGTTTCAAATGGAGACTCATTCCGACTAAGGAGAAGTACGAGGAAATTCGCGAACATATTATCGAGAATCCTTTCTATTGTGTTACTGCTCGCGAGTGGCGGCCTGAAATATCATGTGAAGATTCAACTGACATCTCTCCAGATGGTAGTAGAATCTGGGCAATTGATAAGCCTAGTATTGCTCAGCCTCCTTCAGGATGGCAACGGATTCTGAGGATCAGAGGTGAAGGAGGCTCCAAGTTTGCAGATGT GTACTATGCCACACCAACAGGCAAGAGACTGCGTTCAATGGTTGAAGTTCAAAG GTTCATGTTGGAACATCCAGAATATGTTGAAGCTGGGGTGAAATTATCGCAATTCTCATTTCAAGTTCCAAGACCATTGAATGAAAATTATGTGAGAAAGCGACCTGCTCGCTTGAGTTCTGCATGTGATGATGGTGCACAGCTCTGTGAATCTTCACATGGTAG CCAACCCTTTGGCACTGTTGGGACCAGACCAAGATACGAATCTGCGGTTAGGTACATTGTCTGGTTCAGTTAG
- the LOC124912324 gene encoding methyl-CpG-binding domain-containing protein 2-like isoform X1 — protein MSSNPSEATVTVEREEDGTNNVSSVINSDTPPLETSCPKDEEEQIDEFEDQSNEDAHKQLVVYYDPITNGTAEVEPISCHPPGLPRKSLPNQSSRVSPSVGAFTVQCASCFKWRLIPTKEKYEEIREHIIENPFYCVTAREWRPEISCEDSTDISPDGSRIWAIDKPSIAQPPSGWQRILRIRGEGGSKFADVYYATPTGKRLRSMVEVQRFMLEHPEYVEAGVKLSQFSFQVPRPLNENYVRKRPARLSSACDDGAQLCESSHANPLALLGPDQDTNLRLGTLSGSVSRPAKKKPKTVHKNDNGYVHHQQAVKMEEPYQWRNGMM, from the exons ATGTCATCCAACCCTTCAGAAGCTACCGTTACAGTTGAAAGGGAAGAAGATGGAACCAACAACGTCTCTTCTGTTATTAATTCGGATACCCCTCCTCTAGAGACATCTTGTCCAAAAGATGAAGAGGAACAAATTGATGAGTTTGAAGATCAGTCTAATGAAGATGCTCACAAGCAATTAGTGGTTTATTATGACCCTATCACCAATGGTACAGCTGAAGTTGAACCTATTAGTTGTCATCCTCCAGGACTACCAAGAAAGTCATTACCAAATCAGTCTTCTAGAGTCTCGCCATCTGTAGGGGCATTTACTGTCCAATGTGCAAGCTGTTTCAAATGGAGACTCATTCCGACTAAGGAGAAGTACGAGGAAATTCGCGAACATATTATCGAGAATCCTTTCTATTGTGTTACTGCTCGCGAGTGGCGGCCTGAAATATCATGTGAAGATTCAACTGACATCTCTCCAGATGGTAGTAGAATCTGGGCAATTGATAAGCCTAGTATTGCTCAGCCTCCTTCAGGATGGCAACGGATTCTGAGGATCAGAGGTGAAGGAGGCTCCAAGTTTGCAGATGT GTACTATGCCACACCAACAGGCAAGAGACTGCGTTCAATGGTTGAAGTTCAAAG GTTCATGTTGGAACATCCAGAATATGTTGAAGCTGGGGTGAAATTATCGCAATTCTCATTTCAAGTTCCAAGACCATTGAATGAAAATTATGTGAGAAAGCGACCTGCTCGCTTGAGTTCTGCATGTGATGATGGTGCACAGCTCTGTGAATCTTCACATG CCAACCCTTTGGCACTGTTGGGACCAGACCAAGATACGAATCTGCGGTTAGGTACATTGTCTGGTTCAGTTAGCAGGCCAGCTAAGAAGAAACCAAAGACAGTTCATAAGAACGACAATGGTTATGTTCATCATCAGCAAGCTGTGAAGATGGAAGAGCCGTATCAATGGAGAAATGGTATGATGTAA
- the LOC124913295 gene encoding pollen receptor-like kinase 2: MKLLLPFVGNPYLCGAPLESCTSSKKLSKAVIATVITAVVAALIAVATVFVILRHRKRAADSGGMKGGKEDSGGGGSSHHKKKGDLRKLTFLMEEREIFELSELLGASAEILGSGYFGTSYKAALKNGKMMVVKRFTQMNNVGKEEFQEHMWNLGSLRHKNLMPLVAFYNRKEEKLIVTDYAPNVSLSIHLHGNRSLGQTLDWPTRLKIIKGVANGLQCLYNELPSLIAPHGHLKSSNVLLNEFMEPLLVDYGLIHVVNSEQAQEFMVAYKSPEYKQSRRITKKTDVWSFGILILEVITGKFPTSWWEQGKGNDTDLVSWVDSLAQEALSESVFDNDMRAINGSEGEIMKLLRIGLACADSNVKKRYDLKEVLEKLEEVKEREHDDEFYSSYASECDARSSRGLSDDFLFI; the protein is encoded by the exons atgaaattattattgcCTTTTGTAGGCAATCCATATCTATGTGGAGCTCCCTTAGAATCTTGTACATCTTCCAAGAAACTATCCAAAGCTGTGATCGCAACCGTGATCACAGCCGTGGTGGCGGCACTAATAGCCGTAGCAACCGTGTTTGTGATCCTTCGCCACCGCAAGAGAGCGGCGGATTCAGGCGGCATGAAGGGCGGGAAAGAGGATTCAGGCGGCGGTGGGTCGTCACACCACAAGAAAAAGGGCGATTTGAGGAAACTGACGTTCTTGATGGAGGAAAGAGAGATATTTGAGCTGTCGGAATTGTTGGGAGCTTCGGCTGAGATTCTGGGAAGTGGGTATTTTGGGACGTCGTATAAGGCGGCTCTGAAGAACGGAAAAATGATGGTTGTGAAGAGATTTACCCAGATGAATAATGTGGGGAAAGAAGAGTTTCAAGAACATATGTGGAATTTGGGGAGTTTAAGACATAAGAATTTGATGCCACTTGTGGCTTTCTATAATAGGAAGGAGGAGAAGCTAATTGTCACAGATTATGCACCAAATGTTTCATTGTCTATTCATCTACATG GGAATCGATCTCTTGGCCAAACACTTGATTGGCCAACTCGGTTGAAGATCATCAAGGGAGTAGCAAATGGTCTTCAATGTCTTTACAATGAGCTCCCTAGCTTAATTGCCCCTCATGGCCATCTCAAGTCTTCAAATGTCCTTCTTAACGAGTTCATGGAGCCTCTTCTAGTCGATTATGGCCTAATCCATGTGGTCAATTCCGAACAAGCCCAAGAATTCATGGTGGCCTACAAATCGCCTGAATACAAACAAAGTCGTCGAATCACAAAGAAAACAGATGTATGGAGTTTTGGAATATTAATCCTAGAAGTTATAACAGGAAAGTTCCCAACCAGTTGGTGGGAACAAGGCAAGGGAAATGACACCGATTTGGTGTCTTGGGTGGATTCATTGGCTCAAGAGGCTCTATCTGAATCAGTATTTGACAATGACATGCGAGCCATAAATGGGAGCGAGGGAGAGATAATGAAGTTGTTGCGAATAGGGTTGGCATGCGCTGATTCGAATGTGAAAAAGAGATATGATCTAAAGGAGGTTTTGGAGAAGCTTGAGGAGGTGAAAGAGAGAGAACATGACGACGAGTTCTACTCATCCTACGCTAGCGAATGCGATGCTCGGTCCTCTAGAGGACTCTCCGATGATTTCCTTTTCATTTAA